The proteins below come from a single Chelmon rostratus isolate fCheRos1 chromosome 10, fCheRos1.pri, whole genome shotgun sequence genomic window:
- the znf512b gene encoding zinc finger protein 512B isoform X4, which translates to MESPSGPRLGKLSSSGLPRGRTPKHGHPQEPVRTTPGPEHNNKHSPVCDEPAEGKRKGRPKAEVQELRSIPATVAEKLSHGCPYCEAVFATKVRLQKHKLWNHPDRVSMEPKDEQPKLQKTPVKFNTKKRPMENSPPSPVFFKVKKTHEVSTPSQNGELAHRKSERKPHSHSQHSQQIHQSHPVQPQSQQSQSQSTSSDAGGSESEGGSLPPPFPDEDPERMRHRRKQKTPKKFTGEQPSISGTFGLKGMSKVEEKLKAGRVKRQEGSGFSEEPQRRPTPSQSSKKDPATTSSGAVPDTQWQRAISERGEVVCPTCSIVTRKTIHGLKKHMEICQKLQDALKCQQCHKQFRSKAGLNYHTMAEHTTKPSGSEGQTGDKHKERERLRRVLKQMGRIKCPSEGCTAHFSSLMGYQYHQKRCGREFSDDERPVFLCQHCGKTYRSKAGRDYHVRTEHSSTITTSMSATNNNKDNITDTNNNTGKERVVSEESPSVGKKEQSQPEKKDWQEKAPSGQLKEREREARDKDREKERERDKEKTAQNESQGDDFERTPSGRVRRRSAQVAVFHLQEIAEDELAKDWGTKRRIKDDLVPDSKRLNYTRPGLPNFSPELLETWKNQVKEKGFICCTNENCEAVYSSVSGLKAHLANCSQGGGELGKYTCLICQKEFSSESGVKYHISKTHSQNWFRAAASQVVSSSKSKVPENNGIKAEVRNGATTGKKRGRKPKERPPVVAHLQTKTEAPATTQNSTPAVSPSSGPQSPTLIPDPTDSANSGLNRQPTASAARRSKPKRLSLSE; encoded by the exons ATGGAGAGCCCAAGTGGCCCCAGGCTTGGGAAGCTGTCCTCGTCGGGGCTGCCGAGGGGCCGGACCCCCAAGCACGGACATCCCCAGGAGCCTGTCAGAACCACACCGGgccctgaacacaacaacaaacaca GTCCGGTGTGTGATGAGCCagcagaggggaagaggaaaggTCGTCCTAAAGCAGAAGTGCAGGAACTGAGAAGCATCCCT gcCACCGTAGCCGAAAAGCTGAGTCACGGCTGTCCCTACTGCGAGGCAGTGTTTGCCACAAAGGTGCGCCTGCAGAAGCACAAACTGTGGAACCACCCTGACAGAGTTAGTATGGAGCCCAAGGACGAGCAGCCTAAGCTTCAAAAGACGCCTGTCAAGTTCAACACCAAGAAAAG GCCCATGGAGAACAGCCCCCCCTCTCCGGTGTTCTTCAAAGTGAAAAAGACCCACGAGGTGTCCACGCCCTCTCAGAACGGGGAGCTGGCCCACCGGAAGAGCGAGAGGAAACCgcacagccacagccagcatTCACAGCAAATTCACCAGTCGCATCCAGTCCAGCCTCAGTCCCAGCAGTCGCAGTCCCAAAGCACGTCGTCCGACGCGGGCGGCAGCGAGAGCGAGGGTGGCAGCCTTCCCCCTCCTTTCCCTGATGAAGACCCAGAGCGAATGAGGCACA GACGGAAGCAGAAAACGCCTAAGAAGTTCACCGGAGAACAGCCGTCAATATCCGGAACATTTGGATTGAAAG GTATGTCCAAGGTGGAGGAGAAGTTGAAGGCGGGCCGTGTGAAGAGACAAGAGGGGAGTGGGTTCAGCGAGGAGCCCCAGAGAAGACCCACTCCAAGTCAGTCCTCAAAGAAAGACCCTGCCACAACCAGCTCTG GTGCTGTTCCCGACACCCAATGGCAGCGAGCGATCTCAGAGCGAGGTGAAGTGGTGTGTCCCACCTGCTCCATCGTCACCAGGAAAACAATCCACGGCCTCAAGAAACACATGGAGATTTGCCAAAAG CTCCAGGATGCCCTGAAGTGCCAGCAGTGCCACAAACAGTTCAGGTCCAAGGCCGGCCTCAACTACCACACCATGGCTGAACACACCACCAAG CCCTCGGGGAGCGAAGGCCAGACGGGCGACAAGcacaaggagagagaaagactgcGCCGAGTGCTCAAACAGATGGGACGAATCAAATGTCCTAGTGAG gGCTGTACAGCCCACTTTTCCAGTCTGATGGGCTACCAGTACCACCAGAAACGTTGTGGAAGAGAGTTCTCTGACGATGAGAggcctgtgtttctgtgccagCACTGTGGAAAAACCTACCGCTCCAAGGCTGGCAGAGACTACCATGTCCGCACCGAACACTCCTCGACTATCACCACCTCCATGTCagccaccaacaacaacaaggacaaTATCACcgacacaaacaacaacactggcAAAGAGAGG GTGGTCTCTGAGGAATCTCCATCAGTAGGCAAGAAGGAACAAAGCCAGCCTGAGAAGAAAGATTGGCAGGAGAAAGCACCATCCGGCCAGctgaaggagagggaaagagaagcCAGGGACAAGGACCgggaaaaggagagggagcgagacaaagaaaaaacagcacagaacgAGAGCCAGGGGGATGACTTTGAGCGGACCCCTAGTGGCAGAGTGAGGCGCCGGTCAGCTCAGGTGGCAGTGTTCCACCTGCAGGAGATAGCAGAGGATGAGCTGGCCAAAGACTGGGGCACCAAGCGCCGCATCAAGGATGACCTGGTGCCTGATAGCAAGAGG TTAAACTACACCCGTCCTGGCCTCCCCAACTTCAGCCCAGAGCTACTAGAGACCTGGAAGAACCAAGTCAAGGAGAAGGGCTTCATCTGCTGCACCAATGAA AACTGTGAAGCTGTCTATTCCAGCGTGTCAGGCCTAAAAGCCCACCTCGCCAACTGCAGCCAG ggtgGTGGAGAACTGGGGAAGTACACTTGTCTGATCTGTCAGAAGGAGTTTAGCTCAGAGAGCGGTGTGAAGTACCACATCAGCaagacacactcacag AACTGGTTTCGTGCAGCAGCCAGTCAAGTGGTCTCCAGTAGCAAGAGCAAAGTGCCGGAGAACAATGGGATCAAAGCCGAGGTGAGGAACGGTGCCACCACTGGTAAGAAGAGGGGCCGCAAGCCCAAAGAGCGCCCACCCGTGGTGGCGCACctccaaacaaaaactgaagcacCTGCCACTACTCAAAACTCAACCCCTGCCGTGAGCCCTTCCTCGGGCCCGCAGTCCCCCACCCTGATCCCCGACCCAACGGACAGTGCTAATTCAGGCCTAAACAGACAGCCCACGGCCTCCGCCGCCAGACGAAGCAAACCCAAGAGGCTGTCGTTGTCAGAGTAG
- the znf512b gene encoding zinc finger protein 512B isoform X5 encodes MGTSPKRGPVCDEPAEGKRKGRPKAEVQELRSIPATVAEKLSHGCPYCEAVFATKVRLQKHKLWNHPDRVSMEPKDEQPKLQKTPVKFNTKKRPMENSPPSPVFFKVKKTHEVSTPSQNGELAHRKSERKPHSHSQHSQQIHQSHPVQPQSQQSQSQSTSSDAGGSESEGGSLPPPFPDEDPERMRHRRKQKTPKKFTGEQPSISGTFGLKGMSKVEEKLKAGRVKRQEGSGFSEEPQRRPTPSQSSKKDPATTSSGAVPDTQWQRAISERGEVVCPTCSIVTRKTIHGLKKHMEICQKLQDALKCQQCHKQFRSKAGLNYHTMAEHTTKPSGSEGQTGDKHKERERLRRVLKQMGRIKCPSEGCTAHFSSLMGYQYHQKRCGREFSDDERPVFLCQHCGKTYRSKAGRDYHVRTEHSSTITTSMSATNNNKDNITDTNNNTGKERVVSEESPSVGKKEQSQPEKKDWQEKAPSGQLKEREREARDKDREKERERDKEKTAQNESQGDDFERTPSGRVRRRSAQVAVFHLQEIAEDELAKDWGTKRRIKDDLVPDSKRLNYTRPGLPNFSPELLETWKNQVKEKGFICCTNENCEAVYSSVSGLKAHLANCSQGGGELGKYTCLICQKEFSSESGVKYHISKTHSQNWFRAAASQVVSSSKSKVPENNGIKAEVRNGATTGKKRGRKPKERPPVVAHLQTKTEAPATTQNSTPAVSPSSGPQSPTLIPDPTDSANSGLNRQPTASAARRSKPKRLSLSE; translated from the exons ATGGGGACATCTCCAAAGAGAG GTCCGGTGTGTGATGAGCCagcagaggggaagaggaaaggTCGTCCTAAAGCAGAAGTGCAGGAACTGAGAAGCATCCCT gcCACCGTAGCCGAAAAGCTGAGTCACGGCTGTCCCTACTGCGAGGCAGTGTTTGCCACAAAGGTGCGCCTGCAGAAGCACAAACTGTGGAACCACCCTGACAGAGTTAGTATGGAGCCCAAGGACGAGCAGCCTAAGCTTCAAAAGACGCCTGTCAAGTTCAACACCAAGAAAAG GCCCATGGAGAACAGCCCCCCCTCTCCGGTGTTCTTCAAAGTGAAAAAGACCCACGAGGTGTCCACGCCCTCTCAGAACGGGGAGCTGGCCCACCGGAAGAGCGAGAGGAAACCgcacagccacagccagcatTCACAGCAAATTCACCAGTCGCATCCAGTCCAGCCTCAGTCCCAGCAGTCGCAGTCCCAAAGCACGTCGTCCGACGCGGGCGGCAGCGAGAGCGAGGGTGGCAGCCTTCCCCCTCCTTTCCCTGATGAAGACCCAGAGCGAATGAGGCACA GACGGAAGCAGAAAACGCCTAAGAAGTTCACCGGAGAACAGCCGTCAATATCCGGAACATTTGGATTGAAAG GTATGTCCAAGGTGGAGGAGAAGTTGAAGGCGGGCCGTGTGAAGAGACAAGAGGGGAGTGGGTTCAGCGAGGAGCCCCAGAGAAGACCCACTCCAAGTCAGTCCTCAAAGAAAGACCCTGCCACAACCAGCTCTG GTGCTGTTCCCGACACCCAATGGCAGCGAGCGATCTCAGAGCGAGGTGAAGTGGTGTGTCCCACCTGCTCCATCGTCACCAGGAAAACAATCCACGGCCTCAAGAAACACATGGAGATTTGCCAAAAG CTCCAGGATGCCCTGAAGTGCCAGCAGTGCCACAAACAGTTCAGGTCCAAGGCCGGCCTCAACTACCACACCATGGCTGAACACACCACCAAG CCCTCGGGGAGCGAAGGCCAGACGGGCGACAAGcacaaggagagagaaagactgcGCCGAGTGCTCAAACAGATGGGACGAATCAAATGTCCTAGTGAG gGCTGTACAGCCCACTTTTCCAGTCTGATGGGCTACCAGTACCACCAGAAACGTTGTGGAAGAGAGTTCTCTGACGATGAGAggcctgtgtttctgtgccagCACTGTGGAAAAACCTACCGCTCCAAGGCTGGCAGAGACTACCATGTCCGCACCGAACACTCCTCGACTATCACCACCTCCATGTCagccaccaacaacaacaaggacaaTATCACcgacacaaacaacaacactggcAAAGAGAGG GTGGTCTCTGAGGAATCTCCATCAGTAGGCAAGAAGGAACAAAGCCAGCCTGAGAAGAAAGATTGGCAGGAGAAAGCACCATCCGGCCAGctgaaggagagggaaagagaagcCAGGGACAAGGACCgggaaaaggagagggagcgagacaaagaaaaaacagcacagaacgAGAGCCAGGGGGATGACTTTGAGCGGACCCCTAGTGGCAGAGTGAGGCGCCGGTCAGCTCAGGTGGCAGTGTTCCACCTGCAGGAGATAGCAGAGGATGAGCTGGCCAAAGACTGGGGCACCAAGCGCCGCATCAAGGATGACCTGGTGCCTGATAGCAAGAGG TTAAACTACACCCGTCCTGGCCTCCCCAACTTCAGCCCAGAGCTACTAGAGACCTGGAAGAACCAAGTCAAGGAGAAGGGCTTCATCTGCTGCACCAATGAA AACTGTGAAGCTGTCTATTCCAGCGTGTCAGGCCTAAAAGCCCACCTCGCCAACTGCAGCCAG ggtgGTGGAGAACTGGGGAAGTACACTTGTCTGATCTGTCAGAAGGAGTTTAGCTCAGAGAGCGGTGTGAAGTACCACATCAGCaagacacactcacag AACTGGTTTCGTGCAGCAGCCAGTCAAGTGGTCTCCAGTAGCAAGAGCAAAGTGCCGGAGAACAATGGGATCAAAGCCGAGGTGAGGAACGGTGCCACCACTGGTAAGAAGAGGGGCCGCAAGCCCAAAGAGCGCCCACCCGTGGTGGCGCACctccaaacaaaaactgaagcacCTGCCACTACTCAAAACTCAACCCCTGCCGTGAGCCCTTCCTCGGGCCCGCAGTCCCCCACCCTGATCCCCGACCCAACGGACAGTGCTAATTCAGGCCTAAACAGACAGCCCACGGCCTCCGCCGCCAGACGAAGCAAACCCAAGAGGCTGTCGTTGTCAGAGTAG
- the znf512b gene encoding zinc finger protein 512B isoform X1, with protein MESPSGPRLGKLSSSGLPRGRTPKHGHPQEPVRTTPGPEHNNKHSPVCDEPAEGKRKGRPKAEVQELRSIPAHMIVQWKEEFKRRSRVKCPCSGCWLEFPSIYGVKYHYQRCQGATVAEKLSHGCPYCEAVFATKVRLQKHKLWNHPDRVSMEPKDEQPKLQKTPVKFNTKKRPMENSPPSPVFFKVKKTHEVSTPSQNGELAHRKSERKPHSHSQHSQQIHQSHPVQPQSQQSQSQSTSSDAGGSESEGGSLPPPFPDEDPERMRHRRKQKTPKKFTGEQPSISGTFGLKGMSKVEEKLKAGRVKRQEGSGFSEEPQRRPTPSQSSKKDPATTSSGAVPDTQWQRAISERGEVVCPTCSIVTRKTIHGLKKHMEICQKLQDALKCQQCHKQFRSKAGLNYHTMAEHTTKPSGSEGQTGDKHKERERLRRVLKQMGRIKCPSEGCTAHFSSLMGYQYHQKRCGREFSDDERPVFLCQHCGKTYRSKAGRDYHVRTEHSSTITTSMSATNNNKDNITDTNNNTGKERVVSEESPSVGKKEQSQPEKKDWQEKAPSGQLKEREREARDKDREKERERDKEKTAQNESQGDDFERTPSGRVRRRSAQVAVFHLQEIAEDELAKDWGTKRRIKDDLVPDSKRLNYTRPGLPNFSPELLETWKNQVKEKGFICCTNENCEAVYSSVSGLKAHLANCSQGGGELGKYTCLICQKEFSSESGVKYHISKTHSQNWFRAAASQVVSSSKSKVPENNGIKAEVRNGATTGKKRGRKPKERPPVVAHLQTKTEAPATTQNSTPAVSPSSGPQSPTLIPDPTDSANSGLNRQPTASAARRSKPKRLSLSE; from the exons ATGGAGAGCCCAAGTGGCCCCAGGCTTGGGAAGCTGTCCTCGTCGGGGCTGCCGAGGGGCCGGACCCCCAAGCACGGACATCCCCAGGAGCCTGTCAGAACCACACCGGgccctgaacacaacaacaaacaca GTCCGGTGTGTGATGAGCCagcagaggggaagaggaaaggTCGTCCTAAAGCAGAAGTGCAGGAACTGAGAAGCATCCCT GCCCATATGATAGTACAATGGAAGGAAGAGTTTAAGCGCCGCTCCAGGGTTAAGTGTCCGTGTTCAGGCTGCTGGTTAGAGTTTCCCAGCATCTATGGCGTCAAGTACCACTATCAACGCTGCCAGGGG gcCACCGTAGCCGAAAAGCTGAGTCACGGCTGTCCCTACTGCGAGGCAGTGTTTGCCACAAAGGTGCGCCTGCAGAAGCACAAACTGTGGAACCACCCTGACAGAGTTAGTATGGAGCCCAAGGACGAGCAGCCTAAGCTTCAAAAGACGCCTGTCAAGTTCAACACCAAGAAAAG GCCCATGGAGAACAGCCCCCCCTCTCCGGTGTTCTTCAAAGTGAAAAAGACCCACGAGGTGTCCACGCCCTCTCAGAACGGGGAGCTGGCCCACCGGAAGAGCGAGAGGAAACCgcacagccacagccagcatTCACAGCAAATTCACCAGTCGCATCCAGTCCAGCCTCAGTCCCAGCAGTCGCAGTCCCAAAGCACGTCGTCCGACGCGGGCGGCAGCGAGAGCGAGGGTGGCAGCCTTCCCCCTCCTTTCCCTGATGAAGACCCAGAGCGAATGAGGCACA GACGGAAGCAGAAAACGCCTAAGAAGTTCACCGGAGAACAGCCGTCAATATCCGGAACATTTGGATTGAAAG GTATGTCCAAGGTGGAGGAGAAGTTGAAGGCGGGCCGTGTGAAGAGACAAGAGGGGAGTGGGTTCAGCGAGGAGCCCCAGAGAAGACCCACTCCAAGTCAGTCCTCAAAGAAAGACCCTGCCACAACCAGCTCTG GTGCTGTTCCCGACACCCAATGGCAGCGAGCGATCTCAGAGCGAGGTGAAGTGGTGTGTCCCACCTGCTCCATCGTCACCAGGAAAACAATCCACGGCCTCAAGAAACACATGGAGATTTGCCAAAAG CTCCAGGATGCCCTGAAGTGCCAGCAGTGCCACAAACAGTTCAGGTCCAAGGCCGGCCTCAACTACCACACCATGGCTGAACACACCACCAAG CCCTCGGGGAGCGAAGGCCAGACGGGCGACAAGcacaaggagagagaaagactgcGCCGAGTGCTCAAACAGATGGGACGAATCAAATGTCCTAGTGAG gGCTGTACAGCCCACTTTTCCAGTCTGATGGGCTACCAGTACCACCAGAAACGTTGTGGAAGAGAGTTCTCTGACGATGAGAggcctgtgtttctgtgccagCACTGTGGAAAAACCTACCGCTCCAAGGCTGGCAGAGACTACCATGTCCGCACCGAACACTCCTCGACTATCACCACCTCCATGTCagccaccaacaacaacaaggacaaTATCACcgacacaaacaacaacactggcAAAGAGAGG GTGGTCTCTGAGGAATCTCCATCAGTAGGCAAGAAGGAACAAAGCCAGCCTGAGAAGAAAGATTGGCAGGAGAAAGCACCATCCGGCCAGctgaaggagagggaaagagaagcCAGGGACAAGGACCgggaaaaggagagggagcgagacaaagaaaaaacagcacagaacgAGAGCCAGGGGGATGACTTTGAGCGGACCCCTAGTGGCAGAGTGAGGCGCCGGTCAGCTCAGGTGGCAGTGTTCCACCTGCAGGAGATAGCAGAGGATGAGCTGGCCAAAGACTGGGGCACCAAGCGCCGCATCAAGGATGACCTGGTGCCTGATAGCAAGAGG TTAAACTACACCCGTCCTGGCCTCCCCAACTTCAGCCCAGAGCTACTAGAGACCTGGAAGAACCAAGTCAAGGAGAAGGGCTTCATCTGCTGCACCAATGAA AACTGTGAAGCTGTCTATTCCAGCGTGTCAGGCCTAAAAGCCCACCTCGCCAACTGCAGCCAG ggtgGTGGAGAACTGGGGAAGTACACTTGTCTGATCTGTCAGAAGGAGTTTAGCTCAGAGAGCGGTGTGAAGTACCACATCAGCaagacacactcacag AACTGGTTTCGTGCAGCAGCCAGTCAAGTGGTCTCCAGTAGCAAGAGCAAAGTGCCGGAGAACAATGGGATCAAAGCCGAGGTGAGGAACGGTGCCACCACTGGTAAGAAGAGGGGCCGCAAGCCCAAAGAGCGCCCACCCGTGGTGGCGCACctccaaacaaaaactgaagcacCTGCCACTACTCAAAACTCAACCCCTGCCGTGAGCCCTTCCTCGGGCCCGCAGTCCCCCACCCTGATCCCCGACCCAACGGACAGTGCTAATTCAGGCCTAAACAGACAGCCCACGGCCTCCGCCGCCAGACGAAGCAAACCCAAGAGGCTGTCGTTGTCAGAGTAG
- the znf512b gene encoding zinc finger protein 512B isoform X2, producing the protein MESPSGPRLGKLSSSGLPRGRTPKHGHPQEPVRTTPGPEHNNKHSPVCDEPAEGKRKGRPKAEVQELRSIPAHMIVQWKEEFKRRSRVKCPCSGCWLEFPSIYGVKYHYQRCQGATVAEKLSHGCPYCEAVFATKVRLQKHKLWNHPDRVSMEPKDEQPKLQKTPVKFNTKKRPMENSPPSPVFFKVKKTHEVSTPSQNGELAHRKSERKPHSHSQHSQQIHQSHPVQPQSQQSQSQSTSSDAGGSESEGGSLPPPFPDEDPERMRHRRKQKTPKKFTGEQPSISGTFGLKGMSKVEEKLKAGRVKRQEGSGFSEEPQRRPTPSQSSKKDPATTSSGAVPDTQWQRAISERGEVVCPTCSIVTRKTIHGLKKHMEICQKLQDALKCQQCHKQFRSKAGLNYHTMAEHTTKPSGSEGQTGDKHKERERLRRVLKQMGRIKCPSEHCGKTYRSKAGRDYHVRTEHSSTITTSMSATNNNKDNITDTNNNTGKERVVSEESPSVGKKEQSQPEKKDWQEKAPSGQLKEREREARDKDREKERERDKEKTAQNESQGDDFERTPSGRVRRRSAQVAVFHLQEIAEDELAKDWGTKRRIKDDLVPDSKRLNYTRPGLPNFSPELLETWKNQVKEKGFICCTNENCEAVYSSVSGLKAHLANCSQGGGELGKYTCLICQKEFSSESGVKYHISKTHSQNWFRAAASQVVSSSKSKVPENNGIKAEVRNGATTGKKRGRKPKERPPVVAHLQTKTEAPATTQNSTPAVSPSSGPQSPTLIPDPTDSANSGLNRQPTASAARRSKPKRLSLSE; encoded by the exons ATGGAGAGCCCAAGTGGCCCCAGGCTTGGGAAGCTGTCCTCGTCGGGGCTGCCGAGGGGCCGGACCCCCAAGCACGGACATCCCCAGGAGCCTGTCAGAACCACACCGGgccctgaacacaacaacaaacaca GTCCGGTGTGTGATGAGCCagcagaggggaagaggaaaggTCGTCCTAAAGCAGAAGTGCAGGAACTGAGAAGCATCCCT GCCCATATGATAGTACAATGGAAGGAAGAGTTTAAGCGCCGCTCCAGGGTTAAGTGTCCGTGTTCAGGCTGCTGGTTAGAGTTTCCCAGCATCTATGGCGTCAAGTACCACTATCAACGCTGCCAGGGG gcCACCGTAGCCGAAAAGCTGAGTCACGGCTGTCCCTACTGCGAGGCAGTGTTTGCCACAAAGGTGCGCCTGCAGAAGCACAAACTGTGGAACCACCCTGACAGAGTTAGTATGGAGCCCAAGGACGAGCAGCCTAAGCTTCAAAAGACGCCTGTCAAGTTCAACACCAAGAAAAG GCCCATGGAGAACAGCCCCCCCTCTCCGGTGTTCTTCAAAGTGAAAAAGACCCACGAGGTGTCCACGCCCTCTCAGAACGGGGAGCTGGCCCACCGGAAGAGCGAGAGGAAACCgcacagccacagccagcatTCACAGCAAATTCACCAGTCGCATCCAGTCCAGCCTCAGTCCCAGCAGTCGCAGTCCCAAAGCACGTCGTCCGACGCGGGCGGCAGCGAGAGCGAGGGTGGCAGCCTTCCCCCTCCTTTCCCTGATGAAGACCCAGAGCGAATGAGGCACA GACGGAAGCAGAAAACGCCTAAGAAGTTCACCGGAGAACAGCCGTCAATATCCGGAACATTTGGATTGAAAG GTATGTCCAAGGTGGAGGAGAAGTTGAAGGCGGGCCGTGTGAAGAGACAAGAGGGGAGTGGGTTCAGCGAGGAGCCCCAGAGAAGACCCACTCCAAGTCAGTCCTCAAAGAAAGACCCTGCCACAACCAGCTCTG GTGCTGTTCCCGACACCCAATGGCAGCGAGCGATCTCAGAGCGAGGTGAAGTGGTGTGTCCCACCTGCTCCATCGTCACCAGGAAAACAATCCACGGCCTCAAGAAACACATGGAGATTTGCCAAAAG CTCCAGGATGCCCTGAAGTGCCAGCAGTGCCACAAACAGTTCAGGTCCAAGGCCGGCCTCAACTACCACACCATGGCTGAACACACCACCAAG CCCTCGGGGAGCGAAGGCCAGACGGGCGACAAGcacaaggagagagaaagactgcGCCGAGTGCTCAAACAGATGGGACGAATCAAATGTCCTAGTGAG CACTGTGGAAAAACCTACCGCTCCAAGGCTGGCAGAGACTACCATGTCCGCACCGAACACTCCTCGACTATCACCACCTCCATGTCagccaccaacaacaacaaggacaaTATCACcgacacaaacaacaacactggcAAAGAGAGG GTGGTCTCTGAGGAATCTCCATCAGTAGGCAAGAAGGAACAAAGCCAGCCTGAGAAGAAAGATTGGCAGGAGAAAGCACCATCCGGCCAGctgaaggagagggaaagagaagcCAGGGACAAGGACCgggaaaaggagagggagcgagacaaagaaaaaacagcacagaacgAGAGCCAGGGGGATGACTTTGAGCGGACCCCTAGTGGCAGAGTGAGGCGCCGGTCAGCTCAGGTGGCAGTGTTCCACCTGCAGGAGATAGCAGAGGATGAGCTGGCCAAAGACTGGGGCACCAAGCGCCGCATCAAGGATGACCTGGTGCCTGATAGCAAGAGG TTAAACTACACCCGTCCTGGCCTCCCCAACTTCAGCCCAGAGCTACTAGAGACCTGGAAGAACCAAGTCAAGGAGAAGGGCTTCATCTGCTGCACCAATGAA AACTGTGAAGCTGTCTATTCCAGCGTGTCAGGCCTAAAAGCCCACCTCGCCAACTGCAGCCAG ggtgGTGGAGAACTGGGGAAGTACACTTGTCTGATCTGTCAGAAGGAGTTTAGCTCAGAGAGCGGTGTGAAGTACCACATCAGCaagacacactcacag AACTGGTTTCGTGCAGCAGCCAGTCAAGTGGTCTCCAGTAGCAAGAGCAAAGTGCCGGAGAACAATGGGATCAAAGCCGAGGTGAGGAACGGTGCCACCACTGGTAAGAAGAGGGGCCGCAAGCCCAAAGAGCGCCCACCCGTGGTGGCGCACctccaaacaaaaactgaagcacCTGCCACTACTCAAAACTCAACCCCTGCCGTGAGCCCTTCCTCGGGCCCGCAGTCCCCCACCCTGATCCCCGACCCAACGGACAGTGCTAATTCAGGCCTAAACAGACAGCCCACGGCCTCCGCCGCCAGACGAAGCAAACCCAAGAGGCTGTCGTTGTCAGAGTAG